CTCCTATCTCGTAGATATCCCGAACAAAATCCTGATCTATGGGCCGGACGCGCGCTCCGCGGTTGGGAACGAAGGTGACAAAGCCCTCCCCGCGCAACAGTTGCAGAGCCTCGCGCACAGGGTTGGTCGAGGTGCCGTGGCGCCGGGCGAGATCGGTGACCACGAGCCGTTCGTTGGCAGCGAGCCGCCCCTCGATGATGTCTTCCCGGATCAGTTGGTAGAGCGAGGCGCCCTGGCTGGATGCCCCGTCAGCGTCGATGCCCTCGGGTGGCTTCGCCCTAAAGTCGCTCGTATCGGTCAAAACTATCCCCAATTAATACACATATTCCTCGCATATCACGCAAATCTCGCCCAAACAATGTACGATTTCCCCGATTGACAGGTGTTCGGCGATCTGAAAACGTATGATCTGCTCGAAGGAATACATTGACTGGGAGGTCCTGAGCCGTCGAGCAAAGACCGCTCGCCTTGGTGCAGAGCGGCATGGGAGAGAAACCTGGAGGATACCTATGACGAGGATTTCACTCGGAGGTGCCGTCCTGCGCGGCACTGTCTCCACTGCTTTGACGGTATCATTGATGTCTGCGTCTGCGCTGGGGGCGCCGGTCGACCTGAGCAAGTGGTCGCCGCAATATGTCCGCTCCATTGCCGGTACACAGGAATTTGACACGGCGGCTGATTGCGGCAAGGTCACCCCGCTTGACTACAAGGGCCGACTGACCTTCTGGTATCAGGGTGTGTTCGAGGGCGACCCCGACCTACTGCGCCAGTATTACAAGGATTTCTTCGCGACGTTCCGCAAGACCTACCCAAACATCCAGCTTGAGGAACAAGCCCTCACCTACAACGACCTCTTGGACAAGTTCCGGACCGCGCTCCTTGGCAATGCGGCTCCGATGGCGGTCCGCCTTCAAATCCTGGGTGGCACCGAGTTTGCTTCAAAGGGCTATCTGCAGCCTCTGAAACCGGAGGATGTAGGGTATTCGACCGAGGACTTCTGGCCAGGAGCGATGAAAGCTGTAACCTGGGACGATGTGACCTACGGCATTCCAACCAACAACGAGACGATGGCGTTCATCTGGAACGCCGATATCTTCAAGCGTGCCGGCCTTGATCCCGACAAGGCCCCAGCAACCTGGGATGATGTCGTCAAGTATTCCAAGCAGATCCACGACAAGCTCGGCATTGCCGGTTATGGTCTCGTGGCTCGCAAGAATGCAGGTAACACGCCCTACCGCTTCATGCCGCAGCTTTGGGCCTATGGCGGCGGTGTCTTCGACGAGGCTACCGCCGAGCCGACCTATAAGACGGTCGAGCTCGATAGCCCGCAAAGCAAGGCCGCATTGCAGGCCTCCTACGACATGTATGTACGCGACAAGTCGGTTCCGGTTTCGGCGCTTACCAATCAGCAGGCCGACAACCAGCCCCTCTTCCTGGCTGGCCAGCTCGGCATGATGATCTCCCATCCTTCGGATTACGACGTCATGCTCGACCTGCAGAAGAAGGCAACCGACACCGACAAGCAGAAGGCGCAGACCGTAATCGACAATATGCGCTACGGACTGATCCCGACTGGCCCCAACGGCAAACGTGCCGTGGTGTTTGGCGGCTCGAACATTCATATCCTGAAGCCGGAATATGTGGAGGGCGGCAAGGTAGACGAGCCGGCAGCGAAGGCCATCATCTGCATGTGGACGAGCCCCGAATGGTCATTGAAGATGGCCTATGCAGGCTCAAACCCGGGAAACCTCAACGGCTTCAAGACCAAATGGATGAAGGAACGTCTGGACAGCATCAAGTTCCTTGATGTCACGACCTCGATGCTGCCATACGGCATCCCGTTCCCGGCATTGCCACAGTCCCCGGAGATCATGAACATCATAGTCCCGGACATGCTGCAGAATGCTCTGACTGGGGCCATGACGGTCGACCAGGCAGCCGACGACGCGGCCAAGAAGGTCAAAGAACTGATGGACGGTGGGCTCTAGTTCAAGTCCGACGATCTGACCGGCTGCGCATCGATTGCAGCCGGTTTCGTTCCCATGGATGAGGGCTCTGCACAGTGACGATCTTGACTGGAAAGGCCGAGGCTCCCCGAAGACTGCTTGTCAGATCCGGTGTGCTGCGAAAGACCTGGGATCATCGCGCCGACTACGCGTATGTGCTCCCTGCGATCGCAGTGATGCTGATCGTGATAGCCTACCCTATCTACTACACGATTGAGCTGTCGTTCTTTAATACACCGCCTGGCCTGCAGCTTCGGGACAAGATTTTCGTCGGGCTCGACAACTACACCGCCATCCTCAAAAGTCCGGTGTTCTGGACCGTCACCTCGAACACTCTTATCTGGACGATTGGATCGACGTTCGTCTCGTTTGTCCTGGGATTCGCCAGCGCTCTGGCGCTCCATCGTGACTTTGCCGGCCGCGCCATCCTGCGCGCCGTCCTGATCATTCCATGGGTCATCAGCGCGGTTGCCGCATCCTATATCTGGAAATGGATCTACCATTCGGACGTTGGGATCATTGGCGCGGTGCTGGTCAGCCTGGGATTGACCGACCGGCCGCCGAATTTCATCGACAGCGTGAGCACGGTGCTTCCCTCGCTGATCGTCGTCAATATCTGGCGAGAATTCCCGTTTGCCATGATCATGATGATGGCTGGGCTGCAGACGGTCCCCGACCAGTTGCTGCGCGCCGCAAAGGTCGACGGAGCGAATGCATGGCAGCGGTTCTGGCACGTCACCTTTCCACATGTAAGGAATGTCTCGACGGTGACGATCCTTTTGCTGGCAGTTGCCAACTTCAATTCGTTCATCATCCCCTGGATCATGACCGGCGGCGGGCCGTCGAACGCTTCTCATATCTGGATCACCCACATTTATGAACTCGCCTTTGGTCGCCAACGCTGGGGAGTGGCATCGGCCTACTCGGTGCTGCTGTTCTTAATCCTGATGTCGTTTGGCTACTTCTACGTCCGGGCGCTGAGCGGTAACGAGCGGAAGGACGGAAGCGAATGAGCACGATTGCCGAGACTGCTCATCGAGGTCAGGCGCGTCGCCGTGTGCGCATCGATGGATGGCGGTGGGGTGGACGCATCTTCCTGCTCTTCATGCTGCTTTACACCACATTACCGATGATCTGGATGCTGATCACATCGATCAAGTCAGGCTTCGCTGCGTTGCAGTTCCCGCCGCAATGGTGGCCGGACCAACCCACCCTCGCGAGCTACCAAAAGCTGCTCGATCCGCAAAACAGCGTCGGCCAGGACTTCCTGCGCTTCTTCTGGAACAGCCTTTTTGTCTCCACCGCCACGACCGTCCTTTCGGTGATCGTGGCAGTTCCCGCGGCTTATGCGTTTTCACGCTTCACCTTTCCTGGCCGGAACTTTCTGTTCTTCGCCGTCTTGCTTCGGAACATGTTCCCGGCGGTGATCTTTCTCGTGCCGCTCTTCATCCTGATGCGCGCGATCGGGCTGGTGAACACGCATGGGTCGCTCATTCTCACCTACCTCACATTCGGACTGCCGCTGGCAATCTGGCTCCTCAAGGGCTTCTACGACAACATCCCGGTGCAACTCGAGCAGGCGGCGCGCATCGACGGAGCGACACGGTTCCAGGCCTTTGTCCTAATCGTGATGCCGCTCTCGGCGCCAGGAATCATCGCCACGGCGATCTATTCCTTCATCGGCGCGTGGAACGAGTACATCTACGCCTACACCTTCCTCTCCAAGAACGACCAGTTGACGCTGCCGGTCGGCATCCAGCGCTTCTTCTCGGAAAATACGACGGACTTTCCGGGCTTGATGGCGGCCAGCTTTATGATGAGCGTGCCTGTCGTGGTCCTGTTCCTCGTCCTGCAACGATACTTCGTACGCGCCCTTACAGAAGGCGCAGTCAAACACTAGGGAGTTGCCGGTGGCCCACGTGGTCCTCAAAGATCTTGTCAAGACGTATGGCAGCTTCAAAGCTGTCAACGATGTTTCGCTGACGGTCAATGACGGCGAATTCGTTGCCCTCGTCGGCCCTTCAGGCTGCGGCAAAACAACCACGCTCAATCTTGTAGCAGGGCTCATCCCCATCACATCTGGCGACATCGTCATCGGCGACCGGGTGGTCAACGACCTCGACCCCAAGGACCGGGACATCGCAATGGTGT
This Rhizobium sullae DNA region includes the following protein-coding sequences:
- a CDS encoding ABC transporter substrate-binding protein, which gives rise to MTRISLGGAVLRGTVSTALTVSLMSASALGAPVDLSKWSPQYVRSIAGTQEFDTAADCGKVTPLDYKGRLTFWYQGVFEGDPDLLRQYYKDFFATFRKTYPNIQLEEQALTYNDLLDKFRTALLGNAAPMAVRLQILGGTEFASKGYLQPLKPEDVGYSTEDFWPGAMKAVTWDDVTYGIPTNNETMAFIWNADIFKRAGLDPDKAPATWDDVVKYSKQIHDKLGIAGYGLVARKNAGNTPYRFMPQLWAYGGGVFDEATAEPTYKTVELDSPQSKAALQASYDMYVRDKSVPVSALTNQQADNQPLFLAGQLGMMISHPSDYDVMLDLQKKATDTDKQKAQTVIDNMRYGLIPTGPNGKRAVVFGGSNIHILKPEYVEGGKVDEPAAKAIICMWTSPEWSLKMAYAGSNPGNLNGFKTKWMKERLDSIKFLDVTTSMLPYGIPFPALPQSPEIMNIIVPDMLQNALTGAMTVDQAADDAAKKVKELMDGGL
- a CDS encoding carbohydrate ABC transporter permease yields the protein MTILTGKAEAPRRLLVRSGVLRKTWDHRADYAYVLPAIAVMLIVIAYPIYYTIELSFFNTPPGLQLRDKIFVGLDNYTAILKSPVFWTVTSNTLIWTIGSTFVSFVLGFASALALHRDFAGRAILRAVLIIPWVISAVAASYIWKWIYHSDVGIIGAVLVSLGLTDRPPNFIDSVSTVLPSLIVVNIWREFPFAMIMMMAGLQTVPDQLLRAAKVDGANAWQRFWHVTFPHVRNVSTVTILLLAVANFNSFIIPWIMTGGGPSNASHIWITHIYELAFGRQRWGVASAYSVLLFLILMSFGYFYVRALSGNERKDGSE
- a CDS encoding carbohydrate ABC transporter permease codes for the protein MSTIAETAHRGQARRRVRIDGWRWGGRIFLLFMLLYTTLPMIWMLITSIKSGFAALQFPPQWWPDQPTLASYQKLLDPQNSVGQDFLRFFWNSLFVSTATTVLSVIVAVPAAYAFSRFTFPGRNFLFFAVLLRNMFPAVIFLVPLFILMRAIGLVNTHGSLILTYLTFGLPLAIWLLKGFYDNIPVQLEQAARIDGATRFQAFVLIVMPLSAPGIIATAIYSFIGAWNEYIYAYTFLSKNDQLTLPVGIQRFFSENTTDFPGLMAASFMMSVPVVVLFLVLQRYFVRALTEGAVKH